A single region of the Nicotiana sylvestris chromosome 6, ASM39365v2, whole genome shotgun sequence genome encodes:
- the LOC138870938 gene encoding uncharacterized protein, giving the protein MEFLRQALESKGFKLSRTMTEYLECKFSVEPGEVGVDVRLESQVIPSRGSFKYLGLVIHGGGEIDKDVTHRIGVGWMKWRLAFGVLCDKRVSLILKGKFYKAVVRPAMMYEDVEMDVRAH; this is encoded by the coding sequence ATGGAGTTTTTGAGACAAGCtctcgagtctaagggtttcaagcttaGCAGGACGATGacggaatacctggagtgtaagttcagcgttGAGCCAGGAGAagtgggcgtggatgtgaggcttgaatcacaggtcatcccaagtagaggcagtttcaagtaccttggattgGTTATCCATGGGGGAGGGGAGATCGACAAGGATGTAACCcaccgtattggggtaggatggatgaagtggaggttagcatttGGAGTCCTATGCGACAAGAGAGTGTcactgatactcaaaggtaagttctataaagcggtggttagaccggctatGATgtatgaggatgttgagatggatgtgcgggcacattag